The proteins below are encoded in one region of Paraburkholderia phenazinium:
- the rpoH gene encoding RNA polymerase sigma factor RpoH has product MSNAMTLPSTLSPSSAKAASAGALALSHSSLLPGQLGNIDAYIQAVNRIPMLTPAEERQFATEFREQGNLESARRLVLSHLRLVVSIARNYLGYGLPHADLIQEGNIGLMKAVKRFDPEQNVRLVSYAMHWIKAEIHEYILRNWRMVKVATTKAQRKLFFNLRSHKQGLGAFTPDEIEGLAKELNVKREEVAEMETRLSGGDIALEGQVEDGEESYAPIAYLADSHSEPTAVLAARQRDKLQSDGIASALESLDARSRRIIEARWLQVQDDGSGGSTLHDLADEFGVSAERIRQIEASAMKKMRSALNEYA; this is encoded by the coding sequence GTGAGCAACGCAATGACCCTTCCGAGTACTCTGAGCCCGTCGTCGGCTAAGGCCGCTTCGGCAGGTGCACTGGCGCTCTCGCATTCTTCGCTGCTGCCCGGTCAACTGGGCAATATCGACGCCTACATCCAGGCCGTGAACCGGATTCCGATGCTGACGCCGGCGGAGGAACGACAGTTCGCCACCGAATTTCGCGAGCAGGGTAACCTGGAGTCCGCGCGCCGCCTCGTCCTGTCGCATTTGCGACTGGTGGTGTCGATCGCGCGCAACTATCTGGGCTATGGCCTGCCGCATGCCGACCTGATCCAGGAAGGCAATATCGGCCTGATGAAGGCCGTGAAGCGCTTCGATCCGGAGCAGAACGTGCGTCTCGTGTCGTACGCCATGCACTGGATCAAGGCCGAGATCCACGAATACATCCTGCGCAACTGGCGCATGGTGAAGGTCGCCACCACCAAGGCGCAGCGCAAGCTGTTCTTCAACCTGCGCAGCCACAAGCAGGGCTTGGGCGCGTTCACGCCGGACGAGATCGAAGGTCTCGCCAAGGAACTGAACGTCAAGCGCGAGGAAGTGGCCGAGATGGAAACGCGCCTATCCGGTGGCGATATCGCACTGGAAGGTCAGGTGGAGGACGGCGAGGAATCGTACGCGCCGATCGCCTATCTGGCCGATTCGCATAGCGAACCGACCGCCGTGCTGGCAGCGCGTCAGCGCGACAAGTTGCAAAGCGACGGCATCGCCAGCGCTCTCGAATCGCTGGACGCACGCAGCCGCCGGATTATCGAAGCCCGCTGGCTGCAGGTGCAGGATGACGGTTCGGGTGGTTCGACGCTGCACGACCTGGCAGACGAATTCGGCGTGTCGGCCGAGCGCATTCGCCAGATCGAGGCGAGCGCCATGAAGAAAATGCGCAGCGCATTGAACGAGTACGCTTAA
- a CDS encoding nuclear transport factor 2 family protein, whose translation MSAKVIEAIRGLERDRFRAMVDGNGPLLDSLLSETVSYVHTNGKRETKRQFIDGITAGRRRYRQIEIQSQEVLPVGRETCVIVTGRALIEMEANNGALLFPIAYTALHAQEDGEWRLVAWQATRCAIE comes from the coding sequence ATGTCCGCAAAGGTGATCGAGGCGATTCGTGGGCTCGAGCGCGACCGCTTTCGAGCGATGGTCGATGGCAACGGACCGTTGCTCGACTCGCTGCTCTCCGAGACCGTCAGCTATGTCCACACGAATGGCAAACGGGAAACGAAGCGGCAGTTCATCGACGGAATCACGGCGGGGCGCCGTCGTTATCGGCAGATCGAGATCCAGTCACAGGAGGTGCTGCCGGTGGGGCGTGAAACCTGTGTGATCGTCACGGGGCGAGCGCTCATCGAGATGGAGGCGAACAACGGCGCGTTGCTGTTCCCGATTGCCTATACGGCACTGCATGCGCAGGAAGACGGTGAGTGGCGGCTGGTCGCATGGCAGGCAACGCGTTGCGCGATCGAGTGA
- the leuA gene encoding 2-isopropylmalate synthase codes for MLRNPAEKYRPFPAVRLTGRKWPSRTIQQAPIWMATDLRDGNQSLIEPMSIAQKLEFFEMLVRIGFKEIEVGFPSASQTDFDFVRKLIDEKRIPDDVTIQVLVQSREELIARTFEALEGVPRAIVHLYNAIAPAFRKIVFNQSKDEVKALAVEGTRLIKQYAQARPQTHWIYQYSPETFSMTELPFAREVCDAVAQTWRPTRDHKMIVNLPATVEAAMPNVYADQIEWMDRNLGYRDSIVLSVHPHNDRGTAVAAAELAVLAGADRVEGCLFGNGERTGNVDLVTLAMNLYTQGIDPGLDFSNIDAVRRVVERCNQLPVHPRHPYAGDLVYTAFSGSHQDAIRKGFAQQKPDAVWEVPYLPVDPADVGRSYDAVIRVNSQSGKGGSTYLLERGMGFTPPRRVQIEFSHAVQAATDISGAEISGEAICALFAREYFETAGPARRVNASTVRWEDRDVNVAATNRPRAPSEAQGAQDAQHAPHEQHARRVAAAFAAAAGRTIEVISFESTRTTDGRTAVFVGCRVGEQAVRYGVGVSPEPATAVVDAVVSAVNRAIGTNEAAGTDMAEVVNPAVWQERDRRVAA; via the coding sequence ATGTTGCGCAATCCCGCTGAAAAATACCGGCCGTTCCCCGCCGTCCGTTTGACCGGCCGAAAATGGCCCAGCCGCACGATCCAGCAAGCCCCCATCTGGATGGCCACCGACCTGCGCGACGGCAACCAGTCGCTGATCGAGCCCATGAGCATCGCGCAAAAGCTCGAGTTCTTCGAGATGCTGGTCCGGATCGGCTTCAAGGAAATCGAAGTCGGCTTTCCGTCGGCCTCGCAGACCGACTTCGATTTCGTGCGCAAGCTGATCGACGAGAAGCGCATTCCCGACGATGTGACGATCCAGGTGCTCGTCCAGTCGCGCGAAGAATTGATCGCGCGCACCTTCGAGGCGCTCGAAGGCGTGCCGCGCGCGATCGTCCACTTGTACAACGCGATCGCACCGGCGTTCCGCAAGATCGTCTTCAACCAGTCGAAAGACGAAGTGAAGGCGCTCGCGGTCGAAGGCACGCGGCTGATCAAGCAGTACGCGCAAGCACGGCCGCAGACGCACTGGATCTACCAGTATTCGCCCGAGACCTTCAGCATGACCGAGCTGCCGTTCGCCCGCGAGGTGTGCGACGCCGTCGCCCAGACGTGGCGGCCCACGCGCGATCACAAGATGATCGTTAATCTGCCCGCTACGGTCGAAGCCGCGATGCCGAACGTGTACGCCGATCAGATCGAATGGATGGACCGCAATCTCGGCTACCGGGACAGCATCGTGCTGTCGGTGCATCCTCATAACGATCGCGGCACCGCGGTCGCCGCCGCCGAACTCGCCGTGCTGGCGGGCGCGGATCGCGTCGAAGGGTGTCTCTTCGGGAATGGCGAGCGCACCGGCAATGTCGACCTCGTCACGCTGGCGATGAATCTTTACACCCAGGGCATCGACCCTGGCCTCGACTTCTCGAATATCGACGCGGTACGCCGCGTGGTAGAGCGCTGCAACCAGTTGCCGGTGCATCCGCGCCATCCGTATGCGGGCGATCTCGTCTATACGGCGTTCTCGGGATCGCACCAGGACGCGATTCGCAAGGGCTTTGCCCAGCAGAAGCCGGACGCCGTGTGGGAAGTGCCCTATCTGCCGGTCGACCCGGCCGACGTGGGCCGCAGTTATGACGCTGTGATCCGCGTGAACAGCCAGTCGGGCAAAGGTGGCTCGACCTACCTGCTCGAACGCGGCATGGGCTTCACGCCGCCGCGCCGCGTGCAGATCGAGTTCAGCCACGCGGTGCAGGCCGCCACAGATATCAGTGGCGCCGAGATCAGCGGTGAGGCGATCTGTGCGTTGTTCGCCCGCGAGTACTTCGAGACCGCAGGGCCGGCGCGGCGGGTCAACGCTTCAACCGTGCGGTGGGAAGATCGCGACGTCAATGTGGCGGCGACGAATCGGCCCCGTGCGCCGTCCGAGGCGCAAGGGGCGCAAGACGCGCAGCATGCGCCGCACGAGCAACACGCCCGGCGCGTCGCCGCCGCGTTCGCTGCAGCTGCGGGGCGGACGATTGAGGTCATCTCGTTTGAAAGCACGCGTACCACCGATGGGCGCACGGCGGTGTTCGTGGGCTGCAGGGTCGGGGAGCAGGCGGTCCGTTACGGCGTTGGAGTTAGCCCGGAACCTGCGACGGCGGTCGTGGATGCCGTTGTCAGCGCGGTGAACCGGGCAATCGGAACAAACGAGGCGGCCGGGACAGATATGGCAGAAGTGGTAAATCCGGCGGTGTGGCAAGAGCGCGACCGTAGAGTCGCGGCCTGA
- the ybiB gene encoding DNA-binding protein YbiB encodes MTESADTAVPDFPCARFIKEIGRGPNGARALTPEDTHALYSAMLDGRVSDLELGAVLLAYRVKGETADELAAMLAAAHASFEPIQIAHSAYRPVSIPSYNGARKQPNLVPLLALLLAREGVPVLVHGVTEDPGRVTSAEIFTHLQIAHAQDHAQIEDSLASRRLAFAPITALAPKLARLLALRRRMGVRNSTHTLVKILQPFAPPGLRLVNYTHPPYRDALTQLFVTHPDAAAGGALLARGTEGEAVADTRRQVQIDWLHDGICETRVAAERSSADAPEVELPEARDAATTAAWIDAVLRGEAPVPSAIERQIGVIAEIARISA; translated from the coding sequence ATGACCGAATCCGCCGATACCGCCGTCCCCGACTTCCCCTGCGCCCGCTTTATCAAGGAGATTGGCCGCGGCCCGAACGGCGCACGCGCGCTGACGCCCGAAGACACGCACGCGCTCTACAGCGCGATGCTCGACGGACGCGTCTCCGATCTCGAACTCGGCGCGGTGCTACTGGCATACCGGGTCAAGGGCGAAACCGCTGACGAGCTCGCCGCGATGCTGGCGGCCGCCCACGCCTCGTTCGAGCCGATCCAGATTGCACACAGCGCCTACCGGCCGGTTTCCATCCCCAGCTACAACGGCGCGCGCAAGCAGCCGAACCTGGTGCCGCTGCTCGCGCTGCTGCTGGCCCGTGAAGGGGTGCCGGTGCTCGTGCACGGCGTCACTGAAGACCCGGGCCGCGTGACCAGCGCCGAGATCTTCACCCATCTGCAGATCGCGCACGCGCAGGACCATGCGCAGATCGAAGACAGCCTCGCCTCGCGCCGTCTTGCCTTTGCGCCGATCACCGCGCTCGCGCCGAAGCTCGCGCGCCTGCTGGCGCTGCGCCGCCGGATGGGCGTGCGCAATTCCACGCATACGCTCGTCAAGATCCTGCAACCGTTCGCGCCGCCCGGGCTGCGGCTCGTGAACTACACGCATCCACCCTATCGTGACGCCCTGACCCAATTGTTCGTCACTCATCCGGATGCGGCCGCAGGTGGTGCGCTGCTCGCACGCGGCACAGAAGGCGAAGCCGTCGCCGATACGCGCCGGCAGGTGCAGATCGACTGGCTGCATGACGGCATCTGCGAAACACGCGTGGCCGCCGAGCGCTCCTCGGCAGACGCCCCCGAAGTCGAGTTGCCCGAAGCACGCGACGCCGCTACCACCGCTGCGTGGATCGATGCCGTACTGCGCGGCGAAGCGCCCGTGCCGAGCGCGATCGAACGGCAGATTGGCGTGATCGCGGAGATCGCCCGAATCTCGGCGTGA
- a CDS encoding fumarylacetoacetate hydrolase family protein, translating into MSYVFAPAPVVAVPVVGSSDQFAVRRIYCVGRNYEAHAREMGHDPDREPPFFFSKPADAVVYVAPGETGEFPYPAQSKNVHFEMELVAAIGKPGKDIPVGEALEHVYGYALGLDMTRRDLQAEAKKLGRPWDTAKGFDHSAPLGPIHPVSKIGQVDKGAIWLTVNGEEKQRSDVSQLIWSVAETIAYLSTLFELQPGDLIFTGTPEGVGAVVKGDTMKGGVDGLGEFSVRVV; encoded by the coding sequence ATGAGTTACGTGTTTGCTCCCGCACCGGTAGTCGCGGTGCCGGTCGTCGGGTCCAGCGATCAATTCGCGGTGCGTCGTATTTACTGCGTGGGCCGTAATTACGAAGCGCACGCGCGCGAGATGGGGCACGATCCTGACCGTGAACCGCCGTTTTTCTTCAGCAAGCCCGCGGATGCCGTCGTCTATGTCGCTCCGGGCGAGACTGGCGAATTTCCGTACCCGGCCCAATCGAAGAACGTCCACTTCGAAATGGAACTGGTCGCGGCGATCGGCAAGCCGGGCAAAGACATTCCGGTCGGAGAGGCGCTGGAACATGTGTATGGCTACGCGCTCGGGCTCGATATGACGCGGCGCGATTTGCAGGCTGAAGCGAAGAAGCTGGGCCGCCCCTGGGATACCGCGAAGGGCTTCGACCACTCGGCACCGCTCGGCCCGATCCATCCGGTTTCGAAGATTGGACAAGTCGATAAGGGCGCGATCTGGCTCACCGTCAACGGTGAAGAAAAGCAGCGCTCGGATGTGTCGCAGCTGATCTGGTCGGTGGCGGAGACGATTGCGTATCTGTCGACGCTGTTCGAACTGCAGCCCGGCGATCTGATTTTCACGGGCACGCCCGAAGGCGTGGGCGCTGTCGTGAAGGGCGACACGATGAAGGGCGGCGTGGACGGACTCGGCGAATTCAGCGTACGCGTCGTCTGA
- the maiA gene encoding maleylacetoacetate isomerase, with the protein MKLYSYFRSSAAYRVRIALNLKGLPYDYAPVHLLRDGGEQLKPAYRRLNPDAILPTLVDGDNVLTQSLAIIEYLEETHPEPPLLPKSPVDRAYVRSVALQVACEIHPVNNLRVLKYLKHTVGADDATRDEWYRHWVEAGFTTLEEHLASDSRTGKFCFGDTPTMADACLVPQVFNAQRFKIDLNRFPTIHRIHDQALQLDAFARAAPGVQPDAE; encoded by the coding sequence ATGAAGCTTTATAGCTATTTTCGTAGCTCGGCGGCGTATCGCGTGCGGATAGCCTTGAATCTGAAGGGGCTGCCGTATGACTATGCGCCGGTGCATCTGCTGCGCGATGGCGGCGAGCAGCTCAAGCCGGCTTATCGCCGGCTGAATCCGGATGCGATCCTGCCCACGCTCGTGGATGGCGACAACGTTTTGACGCAGTCGCTCGCGATCATCGAGTATCTGGAGGAAACGCATCCGGAGCCACCGTTGCTGCCGAAGTCGCCGGTTGATCGCGCGTATGTGCGCTCGGTGGCGCTGCAGGTGGCCTGCGAGATCCATCCCGTGAACAATCTGCGCGTGCTGAAATATCTGAAGCACACGGTAGGCGCCGACGACGCAACCAGGGACGAGTGGTACCGGCATTGGGTCGAGGCGGGTTTCACGACGCTCGAAGAGCATCTGGCGAGCGATTCGCGCACCGGCAAGTTCTGCTTCGGCGATACGCCGACGATGGCCGATGCGTGTCTCGTGCCGCAGGTGTTCAACGCGCAGCGCTTCAAGATCGACCTGAATCGTTTTCCGACGATTCATCGCATTCACGATCAGGCGTTGCAGCTTGATGCGTTTGCGCGCGCGGCGCCCGGTGTGCAACCGGATGCGGAGTGA
- the ftsY gene encoding signal recognition particle-docking protein FtsY has product MFSFFKRFKGSKDPDATPEESQTAQESVAPQAEAAAARPAVPAAPTAPRPVSNTGTQAAPVSDFEPLVPLQAQPEEETALETVEIVPPPLPEAAAKRSWLTRLKTGLSKTSSNLTGIFINAKIDDDLYEELETALLMSDAGVDATEFLLESLREKVRAERLTEPQQVKAALRTLLIDLLKPLEKSLMLGRAQPLVMMIAGVNGAGKTTSIGKLAKHLQSFNQSVLLAAGDTFRAAAREQLAIWGERNNVTVVSQESGDPAAVIFDAVGAARARKIDVLMADTAGRLPTQLHLMEELRKVKRVIGKAMDSAPHEVLLVIDANTGQNALTQVKAFDDVLGLTGLIVTKLDGTAKGGILAAIARQRPIPVYFIGVGEKVEDLQPFSAEEFSDALLGG; this is encoded by the coding sequence ATGTTCAGCTTTTTCAAACGATTCAAGGGTTCGAAAGACCCTGACGCGACGCCCGAGGAATCGCAGACGGCGCAGGAATCCGTCGCTCCGCAAGCCGAAGCCGCCGCGGCACGGCCGGCCGTGCCTGCTGCACCAACCGCCCCGCGGCCCGTCAGCAACACTGGCACGCAAGCCGCGCCCGTGAGCGACTTCGAGCCGCTTGTGCCCCTGCAAGCGCAGCCTGAAGAGGAAACCGCGCTCGAAACCGTGGAGATCGTGCCGCCGCCGTTGCCCGAAGCTGCGGCCAAGCGGTCCTGGCTCACGCGCCTGAAAACCGGTCTGTCCAAGACCAGTTCGAACCTGACCGGCATCTTCATCAACGCCAAGATCGACGATGACCTCTACGAGGAGCTCGAAACCGCCCTGCTGATGTCCGACGCAGGTGTCGACGCCACCGAATTTCTGCTCGAATCGCTGCGTGAAAAAGTCCGCGCTGAGCGTCTGACTGAGCCGCAACAGGTCAAGGCCGCGCTACGCACACTGTTGATCGACCTGCTCAAACCGCTCGAGAAATCACTGATGCTCGGCCGCGCCCAGCCGCTCGTGATGATGATCGCGGGGGTGAATGGCGCCGGCAAAACCACTAGCATCGGCAAGCTCGCGAAGCATCTGCAGAGCTTCAACCAGTCGGTGCTGCTGGCCGCAGGCGACACCTTCCGCGCCGCCGCGCGCGAACAGCTCGCGATCTGGGGCGAACGCAACAACGTGACGGTCGTGTCACAGGAAAGCGGCGATCCGGCCGCGGTGATCTTCGACGCGGTCGGCGCAGCTCGCGCGCGCAAGATCGATGTGCTGATGGCCGACACGGCCGGACGTCTGCCAACCCAGTTGCATCTGATGGAAGAGTTGCGCAAGGTCAAGCGCGTGATCGGCAAGGCAATGGACAGCGCCCCGCACGAAGTGCTGCTCGTGATCGACGCCAACACCGGGCAGAACGCGCTCACGCAAGTAAAAGCGTTCGACGATGTGCTCGGGCTCACAGGTCTGATCGTCACCAAGCTCGACGGCACGGCCAAAGGCGGCATTCTCGCGGCCATTGCACGGCAACGGCCGATCCCGGTTTACTTCATCGGCGTGGGCGAGAAGGTGGAGGACTTGCAGCCGTTCAGCGCCGAGGAGTTTTCTGACGCGTTGCTCGGCGGCTAA
- the rsmD gene encoding 16S rRNA (guanine(966)-N(2))-methyltransferase RsmD, whose translation MPRPSTSRAPAAPSHRGKPHAIRIIGGDWKRTPLPVLDLDGLRPTPDRVRETLFNWLGQRLDGQRCLDLFAGSGALGFEAASRGAARVLMVERHGKAAGQLRANQARLAPNTIEVAEADALRLAASLAPGSFDVVFLDPPFDSDLLGRALELAAPLVSAEGFLYVEAGDALDVAQTPALAGWTIVRQGKAGAVHYHLLQRENEE comes from the coding sequence ATGCCTCGTCCCTCTACCTCCCGCGCGCCCGCTGCTCCGTCTCACCGCGGCAAACCGCACGCCATCCGCATCATTGGCGGCGACTGGAAGCGCACACCGTTGCCTGTCCTCGACCTCGACGGCCTGCGTCCTACGCCCGACCGCGTGCGGGAAACGCTCTTTAACTGGCTCGGTCAGCGCCTTGACGGCCAGCGTTGCCTCGATCTGTTCGCCGGCAGCGGGGCGCTGGGCTTCGAGGCGGCTTCGCGCGGCGCGGCACGGGTCTTGATGGTCGAGCGCCACGGTAAGGCGGCCGGGCAATTGCGTGCCAATCAGGCGCGCCTCGCGCCCAACACCATAGAAGTGGCCGAAGCGGACGCGCTGCGCCTCGCGGCGAGCCTCGCACCCGGTTCGTTCGACGTGGTGTTCCTCGATCCGCCGTTCGATTCCGACCTGCTGGGCCGCGCGCTGGAACTGGCGGCACCGCTCGTCAGCGCCGAAGGATTCCTCTATGTGGAAGCCGGCGATGCGCTCGACGTCGCACAGACGCCCGCGCTGGCGGGCTGGACCATCGTTCGGCAGGGGAAGGCTGGGGCGGTCCACTATCATTTGCTGCAGCGCGAAAATGAGGAATAA